From a region of the Vagococcus coleopterorum genome:
- the serS gene encoding serine--tRNA ligase, whose amino-acid sequence MLDTKLIRQNLETVTQKLKTRGVDEAVLTNFIDLDKERRNLLVQVEDKKKTRNEVSEHISTLKRQKEDAQQFINEMKTLSEEIKEMDARLTELDKKIEDIAAGLPNIPHDSVPVGVDEEDNVEVRKWGTPKEFPFLAKPHWEIAEELDILDFERGAKVSGSRFLYYKGMGARLERAIYNFMLDTHTSEHGYKEMLTPYMVNSASMYGTGQFPKFKEDVFQLENSDLTLIPTAEVPLTNFYRDEVIPTEDLPVYFTALSPSFRSEAGSAGRDTRGLIRLHQFNKVEMVKFTDADTSYDELEKMTENAENILKKLDLPYRVLALCTGDMGFSAAKTYDLEVWIPAQDTYREISSCSNCVDFQARRAKIRYRNTDGKLQLAHTLNGSGLAVGRTVAAILENYQNEDGSVTIPEALVPYMGGVTKITKN is encoded by the coding sequence ATGTTAGATACTAAATTAATTCGCCAAAATCTTGAAACTGTTACACAAAAATTAAAAACTCGTGGGGTTGATGAAGCCGTCTTAACAAACTTTATTGATCTTGATAAAGAACGCAGAAATCTTCTAGTACAAGTAGAAGATAAAAAGAAAACTCGTAATGAAGTTTCTGAGCACATTTCAACATTAAAACGCCAAAAAGAAGATGCTCAACAGTTTATTAACGAAATGAAAACGTTGAGTGAAGAAATTAAAGAAATGGATGCTCGCTTAACCGAACTTGACAAAAAAATTGAAGATATTGCAGCAGGTCTTCCAAACATTCCCCACGATTCAGTTCCTGTTGGTGTCGATGAAGAAGACAATGTTGAAGTACGTAAATGGGGAACACCAAAAGAGTTTCCATTTTTAGCTAAGCCACACTGGGAAATTGCTGAAGAATTAGATATTCTTGATTTTGAACGTGGAGCAAAAGTATCTGGAAGCCGGTTCTTATATTACAAAGGAATGGGTGCTCGCTTAGAACGTGCTATTTATAATTTCATGTTAGATACACACACTAGTGAGCATGGTTATAAAGAAATGTTAACTCCATATATGGTTAATAGTGCTTCAATGTATGGTACTGGGCAATTTCCTAAATTTAAAGAAGATGTATTCCAGCTAGAAAATAGCGACCTTACTTTAATCCCGACGGCAGAAGTCCCATTAACAAACTTTTATCGTGATGAAGTTATTCCAACTGAAGACTTACCTGTTTATTTCACAGCGCTTAGCCCTTCATTCCGTTCAGAAGCTGGTAGTGCTGGTCGTGATACTCGTGGACTAATTAGATTACACCAGTTCAACAAAGTTGAAATGGTTAAGTTCACAGACGCTGACACATCTTATGATGAATTAGAAAAAATGACTGAAAACGCTGAAAATATCCTTAAAAAATTAGACTTACCATACCGTGTGTTAGCACTATGTACTGGCGATATGGGGTTCAGTGCCGCAAAAACTTATGACTTAGAAGTTTGGATTCCGGCTCAAGATACTTATCGCGAAATTAGTTCTTGTTCTAACTGCGTTGATTTCCAAGCTCGTCGTGCTAAAATTCGTTACCGTAACACCGATGGTAAGTTGCAATTAGCACACACACTAAACGGATCTGGATTAGCCGTTGGTAGAACCGTGGCAGCAATTTTAGAAAATTACCAAAATGAAGATGGGTCTGTAACAATTCCTGAAGCTCTTGTTCCATACATGGGCGGCGTAACAAAAATCACTAAAAATTAA
- the guaB gene encoding IMP dehydrogenase codes for MSNWETKFVKKGLTFDDVLLIPAESHVLPNEVDMSIKLAKNITLNIPFISASMDTVTDSKMAIAMARQGGLGVIHKNMSIEQQAEEVRKVKRSESGVIIDPFYLTPSHLVADAEELMSKYKISGVPVVESLESRKLVGILTNRDLRFITDYQQLIADVMTKENLVTAPVGTNLRDAEKILQKHKIEKLPIVDDQNRLSGLITIKDIEKVIEFPNAAKDEHGRLLVAAAVGVTTDTFERAQALIDSGVDAIIIDTAHGHSAGVIRKIKEIRETFPDTTLIAGNVATAEGTRALYEVGVDVVKVGIGPGSICTTRVVAGVGVPQLTAIYDAAEVAREYNRTIIADGGIKYSGDVVKALAAGGHAAMLGSMLAGTDESPGEFEIYQGRRFKTYRGMGSLGAMEKGSSDRYFQSGTNEANKLVPEGIEGRVAYKGSVADIIFQLIGGLKSGMGYVGAANLQSLRDDAQFVQMSGAGLKESHPHDVYITKEAPNYSVES; via the coding sequence ATGTCTAATTGGGAAACGAAATTTGTTAAAAAAGGTCTAACATTTGATGATGTTTTATTAATTCCTGCAGAGAGTCATGTATTACCAAATGAAGTGGATATGAGTATTAAATTAGCGAAAAACATTACCTTAAATATTCCGTTTATCAGTGCGAGTATGGATACAGTAACCGACAGTAAAATGGCAATTGCTATGGCACGACAAGGTGGGTTAGGTGTTATTCATAAAAACATGAGTATTGAGCAACAAGCTGAAGAAGTTAGAAAAGTTAAACGTTCTGAAAGTGGCGTTATTATTGATCCTTTTTATTTAACACCTTCACATTTAGTTGCCGATGCTGAAGAATTAATGTCTAAATACAAAATTAGTGGTGTTCCAGTAGTAGAATCCTTAGAGAGTCGTAAATTAGTAGGTATTTTAACAAATCGTGATTTACGTTTCATTACTGATTATCAACAATTGATTGCAGATGTCATGACTAAAGAAAATTTAGTAACTGCACCAGTTGGGACAAACTTACGTGATGCTGAAAAAATTCTACAAAAACATAAAATTGAAAAATTGCCAATTGTTGACGATCAAAATCGTTTAAGTGGATTAATTACAATTAAAGATATTGAAAAAGTCATTGAATTTCCAAATGCTGCGAAAGATGAACATGGTCGTTTGTTAGTAGCTGCAGCTGTTGGGGTCACAACAGATACATTTGAGCGTGCTCAAGCATTAATAGACTCAGGAGTAGATGCTATTATCATTGATACAGCACATGGTCATAGTGCTGGTGTTATTCGTAAAATCAAAGAAATCCGTGAAACATTCCCTGATACTACTTTAATCGCAGGTAATGTTGCAACAGCAGAGGGAACACGTGCTTTATATGAGGTTGGCGTAGATGTCGTTAAAGTGGGTATCGGACCAGGTTCGATTTGTACAACACGTGTTGTTGCAGGTGTTGGGGTGCCACAATTGACGGCGATTTATGATGCCGCTGAAGTTGCACGTGAGTATAATCGTACGATTATTGCTGATGGTGGTATTAAGTATTCTGGTGATGTAGTTAAAGCTTTAGCTGCTGGTGGACATGCTGCAATGTTGGGTAGTATGTTAGCTGGAACTGATGAATCACCAGGTGAGTTCGAAATTTATCAAGGACGTCGTTTTAAAACATACCGTGGTATGGGTTCATTAGGTGCTATGGAAAAAGGGTCAAGTGACCGTTATTTCCAAAGCGGTACAAATGAAGCCAATAAATTAGTACCAGAAGGAATTGAAGGTCGTGTTGCTTATAAAGGAAGTGTGGCTGATATTATTTTCCAATTAATTGGTGGATTAAAATCTGGTATGGGTTATGTTGGAGCGGCTAATTTACAAAGTTTACGTGATGATGCTCAGTTCGTACAAATGAGTGGTGCTGGTTTGAAAGAATCTCATCCACATGATGTGTATATTACAAAAGAAGCACCTAATTATTCTGTTGAATCATAA
- a CDS encoding ParA family protein yields the protein MARIISVANQKGGVGKTTTTVNLGAALAHNDKKVLIIDIDAQGNATSGIGVKKSDVDEDVYDVLVNETPMSTVIQATSREGLDIVPATIQLAGAEIELTPMMARETRLKSAIDEIKDKYDFILIDCPPSLGHLTINAFTASDSILIPVQCEYYALEGLSQLLNTVRLVQKHFNANLKIEGVLLTMYDARTNLGAEVIEEVRKYFLERVYDTMIPRNVRLSEAPSHGLSIIDYDERSKGAEAYQSLAKEVLAHGEK from the coding sequence ATGGCACGGATCATTTCAGTGGCGAACCAAAAAGGTGGTGTTGGTAAGACAACGACAACCGTTAATTTAGGAGCAGCCTTAGCACATAATGATAAAAAAGTTTTGATTATTGATATCGATGCACAAGGGAATGCAACAAGCGGGATTGGTGTAAAAAAATCAGATGTAGATGAAGATGTCTATGATGTTTTAGTTAATGAAACACCTATGTCAACGGTTATTCAAGCAACATCTCGTGAAGGTTTGGATATTGTGCCAGCTACGATTCAATTAGCTGGGGCAGAAATTGAATTAACACCAATGATGGCACGTGAAACACGGTTGAAATCTGCAATTGATGAAATTAAAGATAAATATGATTTTATTTTAATTGACTGTCCACCATCTTTGGGGCATTTAACAATAAATGCGTTTACAGCAAGCGACTCAATTTTGATTCCAGTACAATGCGAGTATTATGCATTGGAGGGATTAAGCCAATTATTGAATACAGTACGTTTAGTTCAAAAACACTTTAATGCAAACTTAAAAATTGAAGGTGTTTTATTAACGATGTATGATGCGCGCACAAACTTAGGTGCCGAGGTCATTGAAGAAGTTCGTAAATATTTTCTTGAAAGAGTTTACGATACAATGATTCCTAGAAATGTCCGGTTATCAGAAGCACCTAGTCATGGTCTGTCAATTATTGACTATGATGAACGCTCTAAAGGAGCAGAAGCTTATCAATCTTTAGCAAAGGAAGTGTTGGCTCATGGTGAAAAATAA
- a CDS encoding DUF951 domain-containing protein, whose translation MYQLGDIVEMRKPHACQTNRWEIIRMGMDIKIKCVQCQHIVMMSRRDFDKKIKKVLEKKAD comes from the coding sequence GTGTATCAATTGGGCGACATTGTAGAAATGAGAAAACCACATGCCTGCCAAACAAATCGTTGGGAAATTATTCGCATGGGGATGGATATTAAAATCAAATGTGTTCAATGTCAGCATATTGTGATGATGTCGAGGCGTGATTTTGATAAAAAAATAAAAAAAGTATTAGAAAAAAAGGCTGATTAG
- the ychF gene encoding redox-regulated ATPase YchF has protein sequence MALTAGIVGLPNVGKSTLFNAITKAGAEAANYPFATIDPNVGMVEVPDERLQKLTELVQPKKTVPTTFEFTDIAGIVRGASKGEGLGNQFLSHIRQVDAICHVVRCFDDENITHVEGRVDPLADIDTINLELVLADLDSVSKRHARVSKIARTKDKDALAELAILDKIKPVLEEGKSARSIEFTEDEKPLVSSLFLLTTKPVLYVANVAEDEVSDVENNNYVKTVREFAASENSEVITVCARAEEEIAELDDEDKSEFLEALGIEESGLDQLIRAAYDLLGLATYFTAGVQEVRAWTFKKGMKAPQCAGVIHSDFERGFIRAETVSYEDLKEHGSMSTAKEAGRVRLEGKDYVVQDGDVMLFRFNV, from the coding sequence ATGGCATTAACAGCAGGAATTGTTGGCTTACCTAACGTTGGAAAGTCAACATTATTTAACGCAATTACTAAAGCGGGAGCAGAAGCAGCAAACTATCCGTTTGCAACAATTGACCCGAATGTTGGAATGGTAGAAGTACCAGATGAGCGTTTACAAAAATTGACAGAATTAGTACAACCTAAAAAAACAGTGCCAACAACATTTGAATTTACTGATATCGCAGGAATTGTCCGTGGTGCAAGTAAAGGTGAAGGGTTGGGGAATCAGTTTTTAAGTCACATTCGCCAAGTAGATGCCATTTGTCATGTTGTTCGTTGTTTTGATGATGAAAACATCACTCACGTTGAAGGTCGTGTTGACCCACTAGCAGATATCGATACAATTAACTTAGAGTTAGTTTTAGCCGATTTAGACTCTGTTTCAAAACGTCATGCGCGAGTATCTAAAATTGCAAGAACAAAAGATAAAGATGCATTAGCTGAATTAGCGATTCTTGATAAAATTAAACCAGTTTTAGAGGAAGGTAAATCAGCACGCAGCATTGAATTTACAGAAGATGAAAAACCATTAGTAAGTAGCTTATTCCTTTTAACAACGAAACCGGTTTTATACGTAGCTAACGTTGCAGAAGATGAAGTTTCAGATGTTGAAAATAATAATTATGTTAAGACAGTAAGAGAGTTTGCAGCTAGTGAAAACTCTGAAGTCATTACTGTCTGTGCAAGAGCCGAAGAAGAAATTGCTGAACTTGATGATGAAGATAAATCTGAGTTTTTAGAAGCTTTAGGAATTGAAGAATCCGGTTTGGATCAACTAATTCGTGCTGCATATGACTTGCTGGGACTAGCCACTTATTTTACAGCTGGTGTGCAAGAAGTTCGTGCTTGGACTTTTAAAAAAGGCATGAAAGCACCTCAATGTGCGGGTGTTATCCATTCAGATTTTGAACGAGGGTTTATTAGAGCTGAAACAGTTTCTTATGAAGATTTAAAGGAACATGGAAGTATGTCAACAGCCAAAGAAGCTGGACGTGTGCGTCTTGAAGGTAAAGATTATGTCGTTCAAGATGGCGATGTTATGTTATTCCGTTTTAATGTTTAA
- the mnmG gene encoding tRNA uridine-5-carboxymethylaminomethyl(34) synthesis enzyme MnmG codes for MERYHAEEYDVIVVGAGHAGSEAALASARMGAKTLLLTINLDMVAFMPCNPSLGGPAKGVVVREIDALGGEMGHNIDKTYIQMRMLNTGKGPAVRALRAQADKNRYAEEMKKIIEKQENLTLRQGLVDDIVVEDGTCKGVVTSTGAYYSSKSVIITAGTALRGEIIIGELKYSSGPNNSQPSLKLSDSLKSLGFEIDRFKTGTPPRIKGSSIDYSVTEIQPGDEQPNHFSFATPDSAYNTEQLPCWLTYSNEGTHEIIRENLHRAPMFTGIVEGVGARYCPSIEDKVVRFSDKPRHQIFLEPEGEHTDEIYVQGLSTSLPEDVQEKMLRSVVGLEKAEMMRSGYAIEYDVVTPHQLRPTLETKLVENLYTAGQTNGTSGYEEAGGQGLIAGINAALKIQGKDPLILQRSDGYIGVMIDDLVTKGTNEPYRLLTSRAEYRLILRHDNADLRLTEKGREIGLVKDDQYEAYITKNQLIIDEMKRLGQIRLKPTEEVQAFLATKEMPPLRDGILANDFLRRPEISYKELSQFIPVSDVVLPNKVIEQIEIQLKYEGYIKKALDKVEKLKRMEAKRIPENIDYEAINGLATEAKQKLIKIEPETIAQASRISGVNPADISILMVYLEQGRVVKKDK; via the coding sequence ATGGAAAGATATCATGCAGAAGAATATGATGTAATTGTGGTTGGTGCAGGTCATGCAGGGTCAGAAGCAGCACTTGCTTCAGCACGTATGGGTGCTAAAACATTACTACTAACGATTAACTTGGATATGGTTGCCTTTATGCCGTGTAATCCGTCTTTAGGTGGTCCAGCAAAGGGTGTGGTTGTTCGTGAAATTGATGCTCTTGGTGGAGAAATGGGTCATAATATTGATAAGACATATATTCAAATGAGAATGCTTAACACTGGTAAAGGACCAGCCGTGCGAGCATTAAGAGCACAAGCAGATAAAAACCGCTACGCTGAAGAGATGAAGAAGATAATTGAAAAGCAAGAAAACCTAACACTAAGACAAGGGTTAGTTGATGATATTGTGGTTGAAGACGGTACTTGTAAAGGTGTTGTCACATCTACTGGAGCATATTACTCGAGTAAATCGGTAATTATCACAGCTGGAACAGCTTTGCGTGGAGAAATTATTATTGGGGAGTTAAAATATTCATCAGGACCAAATAACTCACAACCCTCTTTAAAATTAAGTGATAGTTTGAAATCATTAGGCTTCGAAATTGATCGTTTTAAAACAGGGACACCACCAAGGATTAAAGGAAGTTCTATCGATTACTCTGTAACAGAAATACAACCAGGAGATGAACAACCTAATCATTTTAGTTTTGCTACACCAGATAGTGCCTATAACACGGAACAACTTCCCTGTTGGTTAACGTATTCCAATGAAGGGACGCATGAAATTATTCGTGAGAACTTACATAGAGCACCAATGTTTACAGGGATTGTTGAAGGTGTGGGCGCGCGCTATTGTCCTTCTATTGAGGATAAAGTTGTTCGCTTTAGTGATAAACCACGTCATCAAATTTTCCTTGAACCAGAAGGTGAACATACTGATGAAATTTATGTTCAAGGTTTATCAACATCCCTGCCAGAAGATGTTCAAGAAAAAATGCTACGGTCTGTTGTGGGATTAGAAAAAGCTGAGATGATGAGAAGTGGTTATGCAATTGAATATGATGTTGTGACACCACATCAATTAAGGCCAACGTTAGAAACTAAATTGGTTGAGAATTTATATACCGCTGGACAAACAAATGGTACTAGTGGTTATGAAGAGGCCGGGGGACAAGGTTTAATCGCAGGAATTAATGCGGCATTGAAGATTCAAGGAAAAGATCCATTAATTCTTCAACGCAGTGATGGTTATATCGGTGTGATGATTGATGATTTAGTAACCAAAGGGACAAACGAACCCTATCGGTTATTGACATCACGCGCAGAATACCGCTTAATTTTACGCCATGATAATGCTGACTTACGCCTTACAGAAAAAGGGCGTGAAATAGGACTTGTTAAAGATGATCAATATGAGGCTTACATTACTAAAAATCAATTGATTATTGATGAAATGAAAAGACTTGGGCAAATTCGTTTAAAACCTACGGAAGAAGTTCAAGCTTTCCTTGCAACAAAAGAGATGCCACCTTTACGCGATGGCATTCTTGCGAATGATTTTTTAAGACGTCCCGAAATATCGTACAAAGAACTGAGTCAATTTATTCCTGTATCGGATGTTGTATTGCCTAACAAAGTAATTGAACAAATTGAAATTCAGCTGAAATATGAAGGCTATATTAAGAAAGCACTTGATAAAGTTGAAAAGTTAAAACGAATGGAAGCTAAGCGTATCCCAGAAAATATTGATTATGAAGCAATTAATGGTTTAGCGACTGAAGCGAAACAAAAGCTCATCAAAATTGAACCTGAAACAATTGCTCAAGCGAGTCGCATAAGTGGTGTAAACCCAGCTGACATTAGTATTTTAATGGTCTATTTAGAACAAGGAAGAGTTGTCAAAAAAGATAAATAA
- a CDS encoding DUF1129 domain-containing protein: MMEIEQIRDQVAENRELEKQLTKRNEQYVFDLKKALIAANLSEIDLAKELNVILPELVNGQRTGQTARQLFGTVTERSDLIINKPKSQKESSLKEMWLDNSLLLFVFLTFMAGVIPMFSKTPANSQNQGLLTILVASISGGYAFYLIYKFVYRFDRPGADQTGRPGALKSMFIMVAILLVWITIFMFAGLIPPSINITLSNVAYIVLAAAVFLVRYLIKKKFGIRGSILTR, translated from the coding sequence ATGATGGAAATAGAACAAATTAGAGATCAGGTTGCTGAGAATAGAGAGTTAGAAAAACAGTTAACAAAAAGAAATGAACAATATGTTTTTGATTTAAAAAAAGCTCTAATAGCAGCCAATCTTTCAGAAATTGATCTGGCTAAGGAACTAAATGTAATTCTCCCAGAATTAGTAAATGGGCAAAGAACAGGTCAAACGGCTCGCCAGTTGTTTGGAACGGTTACTGAGCGGTCTGACTTGATTATCAATAAACCAAAATCACAAAAAGAATCAAGTTTAAAAGAAATGTGGTTAGATAATAGTTTGCTATTATTTGTTTTCTTAACATTTATGGCAGGAGTAATCCCGATGTTTTCTAAAACACCGGCTAATAGTCAAAATCAAGGCTTATTAACTATTTTAGTGGCTTCAATATCAGGTGGTTATGCGTTCTATTTAATTTATAAATTTGTTTATCGTTTTGACCGTCCAGGTGCAGATCAAACAGGTCGCCCAGGAGCATTAAAGTCAATGTTTATTATGGTTGCGATTCTTTTAGTCTGGATTACAATTTTTATGTTTGCAGGATTAATTCCACCAAGTATTAATATAACCCTGTCTAATGTGGCTTATATTGTTCTTGCTGCAGCAGTATTTTTAGTAAGATATTTAATAAAGAAAAAATTTGGTATTAGAGGTAGTATTCTAACAAGATAG
- a CDS encoding ParB/RepB/Spo0J family partition protein yields the protein MKNNKGLGRGIDALFQDFSALEDVDVKKDNVQELNISELRPNPYQPRKTFDQAALDELAQSIKQTGVFQPIIVRKSGVKGYEIIAGERRFRASKLAGKETIPAIIREFDEASMMQVAVLENLQREDLNPLEEAEAYDMLMKNLNLTQAELAEKLGKSRPYIANHLRLISLPDQVKKMLQQEDLSMGQARTLLGLKNREQIVVVANKAIKEELTVRQLEELVSRMNDEAGAPASNKPKIAKPKPYYIRESEERLMDKFGTAVLIQEKAGKGKIEIEYLSSDDLTRILDILDVHFDD from the coding sequence GTGAAAAATAATAAAGGACTAGGTCGGGGTATTGACGCACTATTTCAAGATTTTTCTGCATTAGAAGATGTGGATGTGAAAAAAGATAATGTTCAGGAATTAAACATTTCAGAACTACGTCCAAATCCATACCAGCCACGAAAAACATTTGACCAAGCCGCTCTGGATGAGTTAGCACAATCAATCAAACAAACCGGTGTCTTTCAACCGATTATTGTTAGAAAATCTGGGGTTAAAGGATATGAAATAATTGCTGGTGAGCGTCGCTTTAGAGCCTCTAAACTAGCTGGTAAAGAAACGATTCCGGCGATTATTCGTGAATTTGATGAAGCGTCAATGATGCAAGTGGCCGTTTTAGAAAATCTACAACGTGAAGATTTAAACCCGCTTGAAGAAGCTGAAGCATATGATATGCTAATGAAAAACCTTAATTTAACACAAGCTGAACTTGCCGAAAAACTTGGTAAAAGTCGACCATATATTGCCAATCATTTACGTTTGATTTCTTTACCAGATCAAGTGAAAAAAATGTTGCAACAAGAAGATTTATCTATGGGACAAGCGCGTACTTTGCTTGGGCTGAAAAATAGAGAACAAATTGTAGTCGTAGCAAACAAAGCGATTAAAGAAGAATTAACAGTTAGACAACTAGAAGAACTAGTATCCCGAATGAATGACGAAGCAGGAGCACCAGCGTCTAATAAACCTAAAATTGCTAAGCCAAAACCATATTATATTCGTGAAAGCGAAGAGCGATTAATGGATAAGTTTGGTACAGCTGTATTGATTCAAGAAAAAGCGGGTAAAGGTAAAATTGAAATTGAATACTTATCTTCAGATGATTTAACGAGAATTTTAGATATTTTAGATGTTCATTTTGATGACTAA
- the rsmG gene encoding 16S rRNA (guanine(527)-N(7))-methyltransferase RsmG, with protein sequence MKPEEFKQLLLEKGFELSDQQMKQFEIYFKLLVEWNEKMNLTAITDKEEVYLKHFYDSLTLGMIYDFSKPGLKLCDVGSGAGFPSVPLKILFPTLEISIVDSLNKRITFLTNLVEQLELDKVNLYHDRAETFGKNKMHREQYDFVTARAVARLNVLLELCLPLVKKGGLFFALKAAKSEEELNEASKAIDLLGGKVSSEEDVTLPISGDKRHIITISKKKETPNKYPRKPGTPNKQPLV encoded by the coding sequence ATGAAACCTGAAGAATTTAAACAGTTATTGTTAGAAAAAGGCTTTGAATTATCAGATCAACAAATGAAACAATTTGAAATATATTTTAAGTTGCTTGTTGAGTGGAATGAAAAAATGAATTTAACAGCTATCACAGACAAAGAAGAAGTCTATTTAAAACATTTTTATGATTCTTTAACATTAGGAATGATCTATGATTTTAGTAAGCCTGGTTTAAAATTATGTGATGTAGGTTCAGGAGCAGGATTTCCTAGTGTTCCTTTAAAAATTTTATTTCCAACTTTAGAAATTTCCATTGTCGATTCATTGAACAAACGGATTACGTTTTTAACTAATTTAGTTGAACAACTTGAGTTAGATAAGGTTAATCTATATCATGATCGAGCAGAAACCTTTGGAAAGAATAAAATGCACAGAGAACAATATGATTTTGTTACAGCTAGAGCTGTAGCAAGATTAAATGTTTTATTAGAACTTTGTTTACCATTAGTAAAAAAAGGTGGCTTATTTTTTGCATTAAAAGCGGCTAAAAGTGAAGAAGAATTAAATGAGGCAAGTAAAGCAATCGATTTACTTGGTGGAAAAGTTAGTAGTGAAGAAGATGTAACTTTACCAATTAGTGGTGATAAAAGACATATTATTACCATTAGCAAAAAGAAAGAAACACCGAACAAATACCCTCGTAAACCCGGAACGCCTAACAAACAACCACTTGTTTAA